From Brassica oleracea var. oleracea cultivar TO1000 chromosome C3, BOL, whole genome shotgun sequence, a single genomic window includes:
- the LOC106329404 gene encoding uncharacterized protein At4g33100-like: protein MGLLKKKDSTSTRSSTSPCADLRTAYHNCFNKWYSEKFVKGQWDKEECVAEWNKYRECLSENLDGKILTRMLEVDSELIQTKQADSKESSR, encoded by the exons ATGGGCTTGTTGAAGAAAAAGGATTCAACTTCAACTCGCTCCTCTACTTCTCCCTGCGCAGATTTGCGAACTGCTTACCACAACTGCTTCAATAA ATGGTACTCAGAGAAGTTTGTTAAAGGGCAATGGGATAAAGAAGAGTGTGTTGCTGAGTGGAATAAGTACAGAGAATGTCTCTCG GAGAATTTAGATGGTAAAATTCTCACTCGCATGTTGGAGGTTGATAGTGAGCTGATTCAAACAAAGCAAGCTGATTCAAAAGAATCCAGTCGATGA
- the LOC106329403 gene encoding pentatricopeptide repeat-containing protein At4g33170-like has product MQASLKAIPFSFHRPPRFYYLLSSHSFSPFLLTSTNSPFSSSPSSSSSSQWFGFLRHAISSSDLRLGKCTHARILTSEENPERFLINNLITMYSKCGSLTHARRVFDKMPERDLVSWNSILAAYAQSYEHVIDSTEEGFVLFRSLRQNVVFTSRMTLAPLLKLCLCSGYVWASEAVHGYACKIGLDSDEFVAGALVNIYLKFGKVKEGRVLFEEMPGRDVVLWNLMLKAYLDMGFKEEAVELSSAFHKSGLHPNGITLRLLDRVSGDDSEGRQVNGNDASEIRSKNQILTKYLQGSQYSSLLQCFADMVDSNLECDSVTFVLVLSTAVRLDSLALGKQVHSMALKLGFDLMLTVANSLINMYCKLRKVGYARTVFNSMSERDSISWNSVISGFAQSGLEVEAVCLFMELLRCGLTPDHYTLTSVLKATSSLSLNKQVHVHAIKTNNVGDSFVSTALIDAYSRNKCMKEAEVLFSRNSFDLVACNAMMSGYTQSNDGDKTLKLFALMHKQGDRSDDFTLATVVKTCGSLFAMNQGKQVHAYAIKSGYNLDLWVSSGVLDMYVKCGDMKAAHVAFNCIAAPDDVAWTTMISGCIENGEEERAFHVYSQMRLMGVLPDEFTIATLAKASSCLTALEQGRQIHANALKLNCSGDPFVGTSLVDMYAKCGSIDDAFSLFKRIEMRNIAAWNAMLVGLAQHGEGKEALHLFEQMRSLGIKPDKVTFIGVLSACSHSGLVSEAYKQIKSMDRDYGIKPEIEHYSCLADALGRAGLVREAEKLIESMSLEASASMYRALLAACRVQGDTETGKRVATKLLELEPSDSSAYVLLSNMYAAASKWTEVKLARTMMRGQNVKKDPGFSWIEVKNKIHLFVVDDRSNPQAELIYRKVKDVIRDIKQEGYVPETDYTLVDVEEEEKERALYYHSEKLAVAFGLMSTPPATPIRVIKNLRVCGDCHNAMKYIAKVYGREIVLRDANRFHRFKDGKCSCGDFW; this is encoded by the coding sequence ATGCAAGCAAGCCTCAAAGCCATCCCTTTCTCCTTCCACAGACCTCCCAGATTCTACTATCTCCTCTCTTCTCATTCTTTCTCTCCTTTTCTTCTCACTTCTACTAATTCACCATTTTCTTCTTCTCCTTCTTCTTCTTCTTCCTCACAATGGTTCGGCTTTCTACGCCATGCCATCTCTTCCTCGGACTTGAGGCTCGGGAAATGCACGCACGCACGTATCCTAACCTCCGAAGAAAACCCAGAACGTTTCTTAATCAACAACCTCATCACAATGTACTCAAAGTGCGGATCACTCACTCACGCTCGCCGAGTGTTCGATAAAATGCCTGAAAGAGACCTCGTTTCCTGGAACTCTATTTTAGCAGCATATGCCCAGTCTTACGAACATGTTATCGACAGCACCGAAGAGGGTTTTGTTCTTTTCCGGAGTTTACGACAGAACGTTGTGTTCACCAGTCGAATGACTTTGGCTCCTCTGTTGAAACTCTGTTTGTGTTCTGGATATGTGTGGGCTTCAGAGGCAGTTCATGGGTACGCTTGCAAAATCGGTTTGGACAGTGATGAGTTTGTTGCCGGAGCTCTTGTCAATATATATCTGAAGTTTGGTAAGGTTAAGGAAGGTAGGGTTTTGTTTGAGGAGATGCCTGGTAGAGATGTGGTGCTATGGAACTTGATGTTGAAGGCTTATCTTGATATGGGTTTTAAAGAAGAGGCAGTTGAACTCTCTTCTGCATTCCATAAAAGTGGCTTGCATCCCAATGGAATCACTTTGCGTTTACTTGATAGAGTTTCTGGTGATGATTCTGAAGGAAGACAAGTGAATGGTAATGATGCTTCCGAAATACGATCCAAGAACCAGATATTAACTAAGTATCTCCAGGGAAGTCAGTACTCATCTCTTCTCCAATGTTTTGCGGATATGGTTGATTCCAACTTGGAATGTGACAGTGTCACATTTGTTTTGGTGTTATCTACAGCTGTTAGGTTAGATAGTTTAGCATTAGGGAAGCAAGTTCATTCTATGGCATTGAAGTTGGGTTTTGATTTGATGCTCACTGTGGCGAATAGTCTAATAAACATGTACTGTAAGCTGAGAAAAGTCGGCTACGCTAGGACTGTTTTTAACAGTATGAGTGAACGAGATTCGATTTCGTGGAACTCAGTTATCTCCGGGTTTGCTCAAAGTGGCCTAGAAGTGGAAGCAGTGTGTCTGTTTATGGAGCTCTTACGTTGTGGCCTCACACCAGACCATTATACCCTAACCAGTGTTCTAAAAGCAACTTCTTCTCTCTCGTTGAATAAACAAGTTCATGTTCATGCAATTAAAACCAATAACGTTGGTGACAGTTTTGTCTCTACTGCTCTGATAGACGCCTACTCTCGGAACAAGTGTATGAAAGAGGCAGAGGTTTTGTTCTCGAGGAACAGTTTCGATCTCGTCGCTTGTAATGCCATGATGTCTGGTTACACCCAGAGTAATGACGGCGACAAGACTCTGAAGCTCTTTGCTTTGATGCATAAACAGGGAGATAGGTCTGATGATTTCACGCTTGCAACAGTGGTTAAGACATGTGGTTCCTTGTTTGCAATGAATCAAGGAAAGCAAGTCCATGCTTATGCAATCAAATCCGGATACAACTTAGATCTATGGGTCAGCAGTGGGGTGTTGGACATGTACGTAAAATGTGGCGATATGAAGGCAGCACATGTTGCTTTCAATTGCATTGCTGCGCCGGACGATGTTGCTTGGACAACTATGATATCAGGATGCATAGAGAACGGAGAAGAAGAGCGAGCTTTCCATGTGTATAGCCAGATGAGACTCATGGGAGTGTTACCTGATGAGTTTACAATAGCCACACTTGCGAAAGCAAGTTCTTGTTTAACAGCATTAGAACAGGGGCGTCAGATTCATGCAAATGCCCTCAAGCTGAACTGCTCAGGTGATCCTTTCGTTGGAACTTCACTTGTGGACATGTATGCTAAATGTGGAAGCATCGACGACGCTTTTTCTTTGTTTAAAAGGATTGAGATGAGGAACATCGCCGCCTGGAACGCGATGTTGGTAGGATTAGCTCAACATGGGGAAGGCAAAGAAGCGCTCCATCTTTTTGAACAGATGAGATCTTTAGGTATAAAACCTGATAAGGTCACCTTCATCGGTGTTCTCTCTGCTTGCAGTCACTCAGGTTTAGTATCCGAGGCATACAAGCAGATCAAGTCAATGGATCGAGACTACGGCATTAAACCTGAAATAGAACACTACTCTTGTTTAGCTGACGCGCTTGGCCGTGCTGGACTTGTCCGAGAGGCTGAGAAACTGATCGAGTCGATGTCCCTGGAAGCTTCAGCGTCAATGTACAGAGCTCTTCTTGCAGCTTGCAGAGTTCAAGGGGACACAGAGACAGGGAAGAGAGTGGCCACTAAGCTTTTGGAGCTAGAGCCATCGGATTCATCAGCTTATGTGCTTTTATCAAACATGTACGCTGCTGCTTCCAAATGGACTGAGGTGAAACTTGCCAGGACGATGATGAGAGGGCAAAACGTGAAGAAAGACCCTGGTTTCAGTTGGATCGAGGTGAAAAACAAGATCCATCTATTTGTTGTGGACGATAGATCAAACCCTCAAGCCGAGTTGATATACAGGAAGGTTAAAGATGTGATCAGAGACATTAAACAAGAAGGGTATGTTCCTGAGACGGATTACACACTTGTGGATGTGGAGGAAGAGGAGAAAGAGAGGGCGTTGTACTACCACAGCGAGAAGCTGGCTGTTGCTTTCGGGCTTATGAGCACTCCTCCAGCCACACCGATCCGTGTCATAAAGAATCTTCGCGTCTGTGGAGATTGCCACAATGCGATGAAGTATATAGCGAAAGTGTATGGTAGAGAGATTGTACTGAGAGATGCAAACCGGTTTCATAGGTTCAAGGATGGTAAATGCTCATGTGGTGATTTTTGGTAG
- the LOC106332415 gene encoding aminopeptidase M1-like, whose protein sequence is MDKFKGQPRLPKFAVPKRYDLRLIPDLIVCTFTGTVSIDVDIVADTRFIVLNAADISVNDDSVSFTPLTSSKALAASKVVLFEEDEILVLEFTEILPHGVGVLQLGFSGILNDKLKGFYKSTYEHNGEKKNMAVTQFEPADARKCFPCWDEPACKATFKITLEVPAELVALSNMPIVDEKVDGNVKVVSYQESPIMSTYLVAIVVGLFDYVEDHTSDGIKVRVYCQVGKADQGKFALHVGAKTLDLFKEYFAVPYPLPKMDMIAIPDFAAGAMENYGLVTYRETVLLYDEQHSAASNKQRVAIVVAHELAHQWFGNLVTMEWWTHLWLNEGFATWVSYLAIDSLFPEWKIWTQFLDESTDGLRLDGLEESHPIEVEVNHVAEIDEIFDAISYMKGASVIRMLQSYLGAEVFQKSLAAYVKNHAYSNAKTEDLWSALEAESGEPVNKLMSFWTKQTGYPVVSAKITDGKLELEQSRFLSSGSPVEGQWIVPVTLCCGSYDMRKNFLLESKSGVYDLKELLGSSIGDGSGTWIKINVDQAGFYRVKYDDTLAAGLRKATENQSLTSIDRYGILDDSFALSMARQQSLASLLTLISAYKKELDYTVMSNLIVISYKLVKIAADANLELMSEIKQLFVGVFQFAAGKLGWDPKQGESHLDAMLRGEVLTALAVFGHDETRKEATRRFDAFLADRNTSLLPPDLRRAAYVAVMQRANKSDKSGYESLLRVYRETEMSEEKTRILGSLACCPDPSIVQDVLNFVLSDEVRNQDALYGLYGVSWEGREGAWKWLQEKWEYVEETWGSGFLITRFISAVVSPFASFEKAKEVEEFFAMRSKPSMARTLKQSIERVHINANWVESIRKEDNLTQLVAHLSSN, encoded by the exons ATGGATAAGTTCAAAGGTCAACCTCGTCTCCCTAAGTTCGCCGTCCCAAAACGATACGATCTCCGTCTCATTCCCGATCTCATCGTCTGTACTTTCACCGGAACAGTCTCCATCGACGTAGATATTGTCGCAGATACTCGCTTCATCGTTCTCAACGCAGCTGATATCTCAGTCAATGATGATTCCGTCTCCTTCACGCCTCTTACCTCCTCTAAG GCCCTTGCAGCTTCCAAAGTTGTCCTGTTTGAGGAGGATGAGATTCTGGTGCTCGAATTTACCGAGATTCTTCCCCATGGAGTTGGAGTTCTACAACTTGGGTTCAGTGGTATACTCAATGACAAACTGAAGGGATTTTACAAAAG TACCTATGAACATAACGGTGAGAAGAAGAATATGGCAGTTACTCAGTTTGAACCAGCTGATGCTAGGAAATGCTTCCCATGCTGGGATGAACCTGCTTGCAAG GCTACCTTCAAGATCACACTAGAGGTACCGGCTGAATTAGTGGCTCTCTCTAATATGCCCATCGTGGACGAGAAAGTTGATGGGAATGTGAAGGTTGTATCTTATCAAGAGTCACCAATTATGTCTACATATTTGGTAGCGATTGTTGTCGGTTTGTTTGACTACGTGGAAGATCATACATCCGATG GGATCAAAGTGAGAGTGTACTGTCAAGTGGGCAAAGCTGACCAAGGGAAATTTGCATTGCATGTTGGTGCAAAAACTTTGGATCTGTTCAAAGA GTACTTTGCTGTGCCATATCCTCTTCCCAAAATGGATATGATTGCGATACCGGATTTTGCTGCTGGAGCTATGGAGAATTATGGTTTAGTAACATACCGTGAAACTGTTCTTCTCTATGATGAGCAACATTCAGCAGCTTCTAACAAACAGAGA GTTGCAATTGTAGTTGCCCATGAACTGGCCCACCAGTGGTTTGGTAATCTTGTCACTATGGAGTGGTGGACTCATCTATGGCTGAATGAGGGTTTTGCTACTTGG GTCAGCTACTTGGCTATTGATAGTTTGTTCCCTGAATGGAAAATTTGGACTCAGTTTCTAGACGAATCTACTGATGGTCTAAGGCTAGATGGGCTTGAGGAGTCTCACCCCATAGAG GTGGAGGTTAATCACGTTGCTGAAATTGACGAAATATTTGACGCAATAAGCTACATGAAGGGTGCATCTGTCATCCGCATGCTACAAAGCTATCTTGGTGCTGAAGTTTTTCAG AAGTCGCTTGCTGCATACGTAAAAAATCACGCTTACTCAAACGCAAAGACAGAAGACCTCTGGTCTGCTTTGGAAGCAGAATCAGGAGAACCTGTGAACAAGCTCATGAGTTTTTGGACAAAACAAACAGGATATCCTGTTGTCTCAGCCAAAATCACAGATGGAAAATTGGAACTTGAGCAG TCTCGTTTCCTGTCAAGCGGTTCTCCTGTGGAAGGACAATGGATAGTGCCTGTAACTTTGTGCTGTGGTTCATATGACATGCGCAAAAACTTCTTGTTGGAATCCAAATCTGGAGTATATGATCTAAAGGAGTTATTGGGCTCCTCCATCGGTGATGGTAGTGGTACGTGGATAAAAATCAATGTCGATCAGGCTGGATTCTACAGGGTGAAATATGATGACACCCTTGCCGCTGGACTCAGAAAGGCAACAGAGAACCAAAGCTTGACCTCTATTGATAGATATG GTATTTTGGATGATTCTTTCGCACTTTCTATGGCTCGTCAGCAATCTTTGGCTTCTTTGCTCACTTTGATTAGTGCTTACAAGAAGGAACTTGACTATACTGTGATGTCAAACCTCATTGTT ATAAGCTACAAACTTGTGAAGATTGCAGCAGATGCAAATCTAGAACTGATGTCTGAGATTAAACAACTTTTCGTTGGTGTTTTCCAATTTGCTGCAGG GAAACTAGGTTGGGACCCAAAACAAGGGGAGAGCCATCTAGATGCTATGCTGAGAGGGGAAGTTCTAACTGCACTTGCTGTGTTTGGGCATGATGAGACACGGAAGGAAGCAACTCGGAGATTTGATGCATTCTTAGCTGATAGGAACACTTCACTTCTGCCTCCTGACCTTAGAAGA GCTGCTTATGTTGCTGTAATGCAGAGAGCCAACAAGTCAGACAAGTCTGGTTATGAGTCTCTTCTGAGAGTTTATAGGGAAACAGAAATGAGCGAGGAGAAAACAAGAATCCTAG GTTCTTTAGCATGTTGCCCTGACCCCAGTATAGTTCAAGATGTTCTTAACTTTGTATTGTCTGATGAG GTCCGTAATCAAGATGCACTTTATGGGCTCTACGGTGTAAGTTGGGAAGGACGTGAAGGAGCCTGGAAATGGCTACAGGAGAAGTGGGAGTACGTTGAGGAGACATGGGGTTCTGGATTTCTCATAACACGCTTCATAAGTGCAGTTGTATCACCG TTTGCGTCGTTTGAGAAAGCGAAAGAAGTGGAGGAGTTTTTTGCAATGAGATCAAAGCCTTCGATGGCAAGAACCTTGAAGCAGAGCATTGAAAGGGTTCATATTAATGCTAATTGGGTGGAGAGTATCAGGAAGGAAGACAATCTCACTCAGCTAGTTGCTCACCTCTCTTCAAACTAA
- the LOC106327954 gene encoding uncharacterized protein LOC106327954 produces the protein MGLEVGSLGLKIKDGGLTSRTNSFNRDNTTHQNSPKINRKPTMQRSLSFNSWEVPDEPFVFFSPRPVTELDAAATTVQKVYKSYRTRRNLADCAVLVEELWQKSLDAAAHKLSSNTEETKNDSGFKVLETKKSTHNTLNGRNCERIQIKKPTVTPPEPFVFFSPRPVTELDAAATTLQKVYKSYRTRRNLADCAVVVEELWWKTLDAATLDLSSVSFFEEEKHEPAASKWVRARTRAAKVGKGLSKDEKAQKLALQHWLEAIDPRHRYGHNLHFYYDVWSESKSSQPFFYWLDIGDGKDVNLEKHPRSVLQKQCISYLGPMEREAYEVIVEDGRLMYKQSMDLINSTDESKSIFVLSTTRTLYVGKKKKGVFQHSSFLSGGATTAAGRLVARDGILEAIWPYSGHYLPTEENFKEFISFLEEHNVVLTNVKRCAVNEEYSSSFKSTTEEEDEPKEVSEEVELPSGQEERARPVFDHAKRLSCKWSSGYGPRIGCVRDYPVELQAQALEQVNLSPRVSPAYSYGPIPSPRPSPRVRVSPRLAYMGIPSPRGVKC, from the exons ATGGGTCTTGAAGTTGGCTCCCTTGGCTTGAAAATTAAAGACGGAGGCTTGACTTCAAGAACCAACAGTTTCAATAGAGATAACACTACTCACCAGAACTCTCCTAAGATTAATCGGAAACCAACTATGCAGCGGTCGTTGAGTTTCAACAGCTGGGAGGTTCCTGATGAGCCTTTCGTGTTCTTCTCTCCTAGACCGGTCACCGAGCTTGATGCAGCTGCAACTACCGTACAAAAGGTGTACAAGAGTTACCGGACAAGAAGGAACTTAGCAGATTGTGCTGTCCTTGTAGAGGAGCTTTG GCAGAAGAGTTTGGATGCTGCAGCTCACAAATTGAGCTCAAATACTGAGGAAACAAAAAATGATTCAGGTTTTAAGGTTCTTGAGACAAAGAAGTCAACTCATAACACTTTGAACGGGAGAAACTGTGAGAGAATCCAAATAAAGAAACCCACAGTAACTCCACCTGAGCCTTTTGTGTTCTTCTCACCTAGACCGGTCACCGAGCTTGATGCAGCTGCAACTACGCTACAAAAGGTGTACAAGAGTTACCGTACAAGAAGGAACTTAGCAGATTGTGCTGTCGTCGTTGAGGAGCTCTG GTGGAAGACTCTTGATGCTGCAACTCTGGACCTGAGCTCTGTGTCTTTCTTTGAAGAAGAGAAACATGAGCCCGCTGCTTCAAAATGGGTGCGAGCTAGAACACGAGCCGCTAAG GTTGGGAAAGGCTTGTCAAAAGATGAAAAGGCTCAGAAATTAGCTCTTCAGCATTGGCTTGAAGCG ATTGACCCACGTCATCGTTATGGCCACAACTTGCACTTCTATTATGATGTCTGGTCAGAGAGCAAGAGCTCACAGCCATTCTTTTACTG GTTGGATATAGGAGACGGAAAAGACGTAAATCTTGAGAAACACCCAAGAAGTGTTCTGCAGAAACAATGCATCAGTTATCTCGGACCA ATGGAGAGAGAAGCATATGAAGTGATAGTGGAAGATGGGAGACTAATGTACAAACAAAGCATGGATCTGATCAACTCAACTGATGAATCAAAGTCCATATTTGTACTTAGCACGACTAGAACCTTATACGTAGGGAAGAAGAAGAAAGGCGTTTTCCAGCACTCTAGTTTCTTATCTGGAGGAGCCACAACCGCTGCAGGAAGATTGGTGGCCCGTGATGGGATCCTTGAG GCTATATGGCCATATAGTGGACACTATCTCCCAACAGAAGAAAACTTCAAGGAGTTCATAAGTTTCTTGGAGGAGCACAATGTTGTTCTCACCAATGTTAAG AGATGTGCTGTGAATGAAGAGTATTCGTCGTCATTCAAATCCACTACTGAAGAAGAAGATGAACCAAAAGAAGTATCAGAAGAAGTTGAGTTGCCTTCAGGGCAAGAAGAGAGAGCGAGACCAGTGTTTGATCATGCGAAGAGACTTTCTTGTAAATGGTCAAGTGGATACGGTCCAAGAATTGGGTGTGTTAGAGATTATCCAGTGGAGCTACAGGCACAAGCATTGGAGCAAGTCAATCTCTCACCTCGTGTCTCACCAGCCTATTCGTATGGACCAATCCCATCTCCAAGACCGAGTCCTAGAGTGAGGGTTTCTCCACGGTTAGCTTACATGGGGATCCCAAGCCCTAGAGGTGTGAAATGCTAA